The genomic stretch TGGCTCGGCTCCGGTGGCCCACCGGATTTCGCTGTCCTCAGTGCACAACCAACGGCAGCTGGACAACCACACGATCCCTCTTGATGTGCCGACAGTGTGGATACCAGGCTTCTGTCACGGCTGGGACGATCTTCCATCGAACCCGAATTCCCCTACAAGATTGGTTCCGAGCGTTGTGGTGGATGACTGATCATAAGAACAGGCTCAGCGCCTCCGGGTTGCAGCGTCTACTAGGCCTTGGCAGTTATAGGACGGCATGGTTGTGGCTGCAGAAACTACAGCGCGCAATGGTGCGCCCTGGGATGGATCAGCTCGAAGGCCGAGTGGAAGTAGACGAAACTTATATTGATGGTGTCGAGAGTAAAGGGAGTTCCCCACACCTGGAAAACAAGGCTCTGGTTGCGATTGCCGCACAGGTCGACCGGAAAGGAATTGGGCGGATCAGACTACGCCGAATTCCAGCCGCCTCAGTAAGCCCTCTCATCGCCTTCGTGAAGCATGCAGTTGAAGCGGGCTCCGTGGTCATCACGGATGGATGGGAGGCTTATGCTGGGTTGAGGCAGGAGGGCTTCAAGCACCGACCCCGTGCAATCAACACCAGTAACATGACAGCGTCTGATATGTTGCCACGCGTACAGAAAGTTGCCTCATTACTGAAGCGCTGGCTTCTGCGTACTCACCAGGGTCCGCTTTCCTGTGAACAGCTGGACTCCTATCTTGACGAATTCACTTATCTGTTCAACCGTCGAACATCGAAGTACCGTGGCAGATTGTTCCATAGGCTTGTGGCGCAGGTTATTGCAGTTGAGCCTTCCC from Nitrospirota bacterium encodes the following:
- a CDS encoding IS1595 family transposase, translated to MEGYLRTLAEFEQRFATEGACRAYLARLRWPTGFRCPQCTTNGSWTTTRSLLMCRQCGYQASVTAGTIFHRTRIPLQDWFRALWWMTDHKNRLSASGLQRLLGLGSYRTAWLWLQKLQRAMVRPGMDQLEGRVEVDETYIDGVESKGSSPHLENKALVAIAAQVDRKGIGRIRLRRIPAASVSPLIAFVKHAVEAGSVVITDGWEAYAGLRQEGFKHRPRAINTSNMTASDMLPRVQKVASLLKRWLLRTHQGPLSCEQLDSYLDEFTYLFNRRTSKYRGRLFHRLVAQVIAVEPSPFSRLATDS